actttaccgctatcgcgtttaaaatggcgctgtcacatattgacagcgccattacaggggttaaatggcacgagcagataacaattctgctcgtgcctagcaggcacacatctcagctgtgaaaatcagctgagatgtgcgctgatcgcagcatgctgctaccaggagaccgcgggcagtaacgttatgaccgctaggacgtaattttacggcccgcggtcgttaaggggttaaggatggGAAGACACCAAACAAACTTCCAAGCAGCTATCTCCAGATACAGACTAGATATGGACCAGACTAGGTAACTTGCTCACCTTTAACCCTGAGAGCTAGCAAAACTAATGCATATGACCATTGTCGATCAAGATAGTGCCTTGATTGGATTTCTGGTTCTGAACATTTTGGATCACTGTCTATTCCTCTACACATAATGTGGTTGCTTATTTGGGTTGCATTATAATGGAATCATTTTGGATGGTGATTCATTGTATATCACTATGTAACTGTATTTTGATATATTGAGCTATAACACAATCATCTGATATAGTGATTCAGTGCTTAATGCTTTACAACTGTGCATTAATATATTTCCAACACACGTGTTTTCTACTGTATTTCTGGTCAAGTCTGTATTTGTGCTTCGGGTAGTGTAAGTTATGACCTCTATAGGGTAAGATACTGTGGCGTCAGCTGAAGTAACCACAGCATAAAATAGTGATAATATTCAATTGCTTCAATTGCATGACATGATCGCCAATCTTTTAAAGACCATTTGTTTGTTCATATTTTGTCCTTTAAAAAATCCatgaaaagttacattttaattctcacattgaaagttgatgatccacttaGCTCTAATGCTATCCTATTCAATATTGACTGTGGGACAATAATTTTCATCATTTTTCCCATTTCTTTCAGAGATCAGTTACAGGACAAAGAATTGAAAGTGAGATCAGCCCTTCAACATGTTCTGAAATGTGACCTCGAGAAAGACGATATCATGGATCCGATCGTCTTACCACCAGCAGATTGTATCATCAGTGCTTGGCTCCTGGATGTTATCAGCAAAAATCAAGATGATTACATGAGATATCTCAGGAAGTTCTCAAGATTGCTGAAGCCTGGAGGATACATTATATTAATTGGGGCTTTAGACTTAACATATTACACAATTGGGAAAGACAAGTTCCATGGTTTCAAATATGATGAGGAGTTTGCCAGAAAAGCTCTGGTTGGAGAAGGTTTTATTATTGATGGCTGTGAGGTTAAGATGAGATCAGCTGTGAGTGACCTTACGGACTATACGGGAATGATATTCATTGCAGCTCACAGAGAGAAATAGGTCTTAGATGATACAGTATAAGTTATAAGTTATATGTAAAGCTAAATCCTAATAATATCCTTAATCAGTGTCTAGTGCATAATAGAAGTGtataaaatatacagttaggtccagaaatatttggacagtgacacaagttttgttattttagctgtttacaaaaacatgttcagaaatacaattatatatataatatgggctgaaagtgcacactcccagctgcaatatgagagttttcacatccaaatcggagaaagggtttaggaatcatagctctgtaatgcatagcctcctctttttaaagggaccaaaagtaattggacaagggactctaagggctgcaattaactctgaaggcgtctccctcgttaacctgtaatcaatgaagtagttaaaaggtctggggttgattacaggtgtgtggttttgcatttggaagctgttgctgtgaccagacaacatgcggtgtaaggaactctcaattgagatgaagcagaacatcctgaggctgaaaaaaaagaaagaatccatcagagagatagcagacatgcttggagtagcaaaatcaacagtcgggtacattctgagaaaaaaggaattgactggtgagcttgggaactcaaaaaggcctgggcgtccacggatgacaacagtggtggatgatcgccgcatactttctttggtgaagaagaacccgttcacaacatcaactgaagtccagaacactctcagtgaagtaggtgtatctgtctctaagtcaacagtaaagagaagactccatgaaagtaaatacaaagggttcatatctagatgcaaaccattcatcatttccaaaaatagacaggccagagtaaaatttgctgaaaaacacctcatgaagcaagctcagttctggaaaagtattctatggacagatgagacaaagatcaacctgtaccagaatgatgggaagaaaaaagtttggagaagaaagggaacggcacatgatccaaggcacaccacatcctctgtaaaacatggtggaggcaacgtgatggcatgggcatgcatggctttcaatggcactgggtcacttgtgtttattgatgacataacagcagacaagagtagccggatgaattctgaagtgtaccgggatatacttacagcccagattcagcaaaatgccgcaaagttgatcggacggcgcttcatagtacagatggacaatgagcccaagcatacagccaaagctacccaggagttcatgagtgcaaaaaaatggaacattctgcaatggccaagtcaatcaccagatcttaacccaattgagcatgcatttcacttgctcaaatccagacttaagacggaaagacccacaaacaagcaagacctgaaggccacggctgtaaaggcctggcaaagcattaagaaggaggaaacccagcgtttggtgatgtccatgggttccagacttaaggcagtgattgcctccaaaggattcgcaacaaaatattgaaaataaaaatattttgtttgggtttggtttatttgtccaattacttttgacctcctaaaatgtggagtgtttgtaaagaaatgtgtacaattcctacaatttctatcagatatttttgttcaaaccttcaaattaaacgttacaatctgcacttgaattctgttgtagaggtttcatttcaaatccaatgtggtggcatgcagagcccaactcgcgaaaattgtgtcactgtccaaatatttctggacctaactgtaactgttcTTCATTATACAAAGTGTATCCCTGGGGAAATATCATTTATACGGTGCCAAATACCGATGAACGTCCATTCACACTTCTGTCTTTCGTGAAGGGATTGGATGTTtagtattaggcgggctttgcacattacgacatcacaagccgatgctgcgatgtcacacgcgatagtacccgcccccgtcgcaggtacaatatccttgtgatagctggcgtagcaaaaattatcgctacgccagcttcacatgcactcacctgccctgcgaccatcgctctggccggcgacccgcctccttcctaagggggcgggtcgtgcggcgtcatagcgacgtcacacagcaggcggccaatagcggcggaggggcggagatgagcaggatgtaaacatcccgcccacctccttccttctcattgcagccggcggcaggtaggagatgttcctcgctcctgcggcttcatacacagcgatgtgcactgccacaggaacgaggagcaacatcgtacctgttgctgcaccggcattatggaaatgtcggagaataaaccgatacgataacaacgcttttgcgctcgttaatcgtatcaaaaaggttttacacactacaacatcgcaagtgacgccggatgtgcgtcactttcgatttgaccccactgacatcgcacctgcgaagttgtagtgtgcaaagccgcccttatatgTGCATACAATAAAGCTGGTATAAGGTAACAGACGTCCGATTTACCTAAATGTCATATTAGGAAC
Above is a window of Anomaloglossus baeobatrachus isolate aAnoBae1 unplaced genomic scaffold, aAnoBae1.hap1 Scaffold_5263, whole genome shotgun sequence DNA encoding:
- the LOC142283000 gene encoding nicotinamide N-methyltransferase-like; this translates as YVNGDVLIDLSHSSLVHHLFAACDFFKHIIVLKARERCIMELKRWVDSRTGAFDWQHAAKLHVDIGETRDQLQDKELKVRSALQHVLKCDLEKDDIMDPIVLPPADCIISAWLLDVISKNQDDYMRYLRKFSRLLKPGGYIILIGALDLTYYTIGKDKFHGFKYDEEFARKALVGEGFIIDGCEVKMRSAVSDLTDYTGMIFIAAHREK